One genomic window of Candidatus Zymogenaceae bacterium includes the following:
- a CDS encoding tetratricopeptide repeat protein, whose protein sequence is MSHRFLKTGARELLGFICAACMCFFILWLSPSQARGQADTPLPETVTITSLGMGPPQIDAAPEDHAAKASLTAVDDARRRSVVLYLIETLGIAEYDRLERGVESLILTNYEDYIIDSTMLTEDHIHLSTDVIVTVRVTLDSAALLSYMENIARLAPPVEEASGPSEDEMNAFASRAEKTLLQADVATDVLLDPIQGIESYESAMSLFETARDEEGVYRCLMGIGRAKASLGHLAEAEDFFVRAGDVARSLGNTRDEEASRLERAWLKLLTGDYTGACDDISALLEDIRGAGFDDIEARALEILSQADFALDRRERALDEIVRAIFIYERLGDKKSHYAAYVSYGLMLLTAGEIDAAVEELKYAKIMSERMEDSERRAVVLTALGSAFFSLGDYEGALLYLDEAVTTAVHAGWDYGAARGLIERAKIFITIEDISRAASDAARAEELAKTLDVPSLSAASLFVRGRIAELQNDRAGALDAYLGAAAEASDIRVTAVREPYAPFTTSEMKTCVEAALGLAAGMDDTKSATEAVSYYHSALTNRYLFIETSNDFSLPPREPVSVSEWKAVVGRTLGIDAVWKSPATNAFSNESLDTLTERREQALDEFFKSAAVIKKQAPVLALLSGIDHPNYLYLRQLLGPGCAHVQYFVGPSRAFALVVTTNDFEIVTLPTGSADIIEATEDLLAAMEEEETVSPIPAITPDEAPEGTAFIDTAGTDSDEETAPVSVPDILTFEEAARRASALVISPISSYCADADTIGINPGPDLPGLALAALTDGTGFLPTSAAVFHCPAAFRRYFTPTVPFPTLTYLVLLGRGRIDMHTHEGLFYDTSLSDSLENGLMMLPDETVTDSDFVLVFNEKGERPVVIHPAALTLFSYPPGDDPASMFCALELFYATGPECGAIILPQADPDTADIFFRELILGVREYGMPKGFEKALESDNISGRAATAQYLLFGDF, encoded by the coding sequence ATGTCACATAGATTTCTGAAAACCGGTGCGCGGGAGCTTTTGGGGTTCATCTGCGCCGCTTGCATGTGTTTTTTTATCCTCTGGCTTTCACCCTCCCAGGCCCGGGGACAAGCGGATACGCCCCTTCCGGAAACCGTGACCATAACCTCCCTGGGGATGGGACCTCCACAGATCGACGCCGCCCCGGAGGACCACGCCGCGAAGGCTTCCCTCACCGCCGTTGACGACGCCCGAAGGCGCTCGGTCGTCCTCTACCTCATCGAGACCCTCGGCATCGCCGAATACGACCGGTTGGAGAGGGGAGTTGAATCCCTGATCCTCACGAACTACGAGGACTATATCATCGATTCGACGATGCTCACCGAGGATCACATCCACCTCTCTACCGATGTGATCGTGACGGTGCGGGTCACGCTGGATTCGGCCGCCCTGCTCTCATACATGGAGAATATCGCCCGGCTGGCCCCTCCCGTGGAGGAGGCCTCTGGCCCGAGCGAAGACGAGATGAATGCCTTCGCCTCCCGCGCCGAAAAGACGCTTCTCCAGGCGGACGTGGCGACCGACGTGCTCCTGGACCCGATACAGGGGATTGAATCATATGAAAGCGCGATGTCGCTTTTCGAAACCGCCCGGGACGAGGAGGGCGTCTACAGATGCCTCATGGGAATCGGCAGGGCGAAGGCCTCTCTGGGACACCTGGCGGAAGCGGAAGATTTTTTCGTTCGGGCCGGAGATGTCGCCCGATCCCTCGGCAACACCCGGGACGAGGAGGCTTCCCGCCTGGAGCGGGCGTGGCTCAAGCTTCTGACCGGAGACTATACCGGGGCGTGTGATGATATCTCGGCCCTTCTTGAGGACATCCGGGGCGCAGGCTTTGACGACATCGAGGCCCGGGCGCTGGAGATACTGTCGCAGGCCGACTTCGCCCTCGATCGCCGGGAGCGGGCCCTGGATGAAATTGTCCGGGCGATATTTATCTATGAACGCCTGGGCGACAAGAAGAGCCACTACGCGGCCTACGTGTCGTACGGCCTGATGCTGCTTACGGCGGGCGAGATTGACGCCGCCGTCGAAGAGCTGAAGTATGCCAAGATCATGTCCGAACGAATGGAGGACAGCGAGCGCAGGGCCGTGGTGCTGACGGCCCTGGGGAGTGCGTTTTTTTCCCTCGGAGATTATGAGGGCGCTCTTTTGTATCTCGACGAAGCCGTGACCACGGCCGTACACGCCGGCTGGGATTACGGCGCGGCCCGAGGCCTCATCGAACGGGCGAAGATATTCATAACAATCGAGGATATATCCCGGGCCGCATCAGACGCCGCCCGCGCGGAAGAGCTGGCGAAGACCCTGGACGTCCCGTCGCTTTCGGCCGCGTCCCTTTTCGTTCGAGGCCGCATCGCTGAACTCCAAAACGACCGGGCCGGGGCTCTCGATGCCTACCTGGGGGCGGCGGCCGAAGCCTCCGACATTCGTGTGACCGCCGTCCGGGAGCCGTATGCCCCGTTCACCACGAGCGAGATGAAAACCTGCGTGGAGGCGGCCCTCGGCCTCGCCGCCGGGATGGACGATACCAAGAGCGCCACCGAGGCGGTGTCGTATTATCACAGCGCTTTAACCAACCGATATCTCTTCATCGAGACCTCCAACGATTTTTCCCTCCCTCCCCGTGAACCGGTCTCCGTTTCCGAGTGGAAGGCCGTCGTCGGGCGGACCCTGGGAATCGATGCGGTCTGGAAGAGTCCCGCAACCAACGCCTTCTCCAACGAATCGTTGGACACGCTGACCGAGCGGCGGGAGCAGGCGCTGGACGAGTTTTTCAAGAGCGCCGCCGTGATAAAAAAACAGGCCCCGGTCCTCGCGTTGCTCTCCGGCATCGACCACCCGAACTATTTGTACCTGAGGCAGCTTTTGGGACCCGGCTGCGCCCACGTCCAGTACTTCGTCGGCCCCTCCCGCGCCTTCGCCCTGGTCGTCACCACGAATGATTTCGAGATCGTGACGCTCCCCACCGGATCCGCGGACATCATCGAGGCGACGGAAGACCTCCTGGCGGCGATGGAGGAAGAGGAAACGGTATCCCCGATCCCGGCGATCACGCCGGATGAGGCGCCCGAAGGCACGGCCTTCATCGATACGGCGGGAACCGACTCGGACGAGGAGACGGCGCCCGTCTCCGTGCCCGACATCCTCACTTTCGAAGAGGCGGCCCGGCGTGCGTCGGCCCTTGTGATCTCCCCGATCTCCTCATACTGTGCCGATGCGGATACCATCGGCATCAATCCTGGGCCGGATCTCCCCGGGCTCGCCCTGGCGGCGCTGACGGACGGCACCGGTTTTTTGCCAACGAGCGCCGCGGTGTTCCACTGCCCCGCCGCCTTCCGTCGATATTTCACCCCGACCGTCCCTTTCCCCACCCTCACGTACCTCGTACTCCTGGGGAGAGGACGTATCGATATGCACACACACGAGGGGCTGTTTTACGACACCTCCCTCTCCGATTCCCTTGAAAACGGGTTGATGATGCTCCCCGACGAAACAGTGACGGACTCCGACTTCGTGCTGGTTTTCAACGAAAAAGGGGAGAGGCCCGTTGTCATCCACCCCGCCGCTCTGACCCTTTTTTCCTACCCGCCGGGAGACGACCCCGCATCGATGTTCTGCGCCCTTGAGCTTTTTTACGCCACGGGCCCGGAATGCGGAGCCATCATCCTTCCCCAAGCGGACCCCGACACAGCGGACATCTTCTTTCGGGAACTCATTCTGGGTGTCCGGGAATACGGTATGCCGAAGGGATTCGAAAAGGCCCTCGAGTCCGATAACATATCGGGGAGGGCCGCCACAGCACAGTATCTCCTTTTTGGTGACTTTTAA
- a CDS encoding MBL fold metallo-hydrolase, whose product MSECIEKIDDTVLRLSIPQPHYIPSNVYLLVCKSPTLIDTGHPASVSGNALKHALNEVGYKPTHIKNVIFTHPHIDHMGGVRHLEDRDSMRFIAHQGTLSHPTDFDVSIHVVRNMLIRMRKKYPASSSFPDVVDSDVDRFIEEYFMPVGDVTLDKTVVDGELLHIDHFTLQVIHAPGHNPHHIVLWDRDRDWMYTGDVALETGTSMILGMGDSINRYQKTLERLGGIVAERNISRILPGHGAVSNDPKELIQNAGDQVETIKREIVARLKDTPMTITEILESFIQDMVRIPHIYALSIPILDTYLKQLTRDKLISGVRKNHQRYFTVTDNVT is encoded by the coding sequence GTGTCCGAATGCATCGAGAAAATCGATGATACCGTTCTGCGGCTCAGCATACCCCAGCCCCACTACATACCCAGTAACGTCTATCTTTTGGTATGCAAGTCGCCGACGCTCATAGACACAGGCCATCCCGCATCGGTGTCCGGGAACGCCCTGAAACACGCGCTCAACGAGGTGGGGTACAAGCCGACACATATTAAAAACGTCATTTTTACCCACCCGCATATCGATCACATGGGCGGTGTCCGTCACCTCGAAGACCGCGACAGTATGCGCTTTATCGCCCATCAGGGGACGCTGAGCCACCCCACCGATTTCGACGTATCCATCCATGTTGTACGGAACATGCTTATCAGAATGCGAAAAAAATACCCGGCGTCAAGCAGCTTCCCCGACGTGGTGGATTCTGACGTGGATCGATTCATCGAGGAGTATTTCATGCCCGTGGGAGACGTCACCCTGGACAAGACCGTTGTCGACGGTGAGCTTCTTCACATCGACCATTTTACCCTCCAGGTTATTCATGCGCCGGGGCACAACCCGCACCACATCGTCCTGTGGGACCGGGACCGGGACTGGATGTACACCGGCGACGTGGCGCTGGAAACCGGCACGTCCATGATTTTGGGGATGGGAGACAGCATCAACCGATACCAGAAAACCCTGGAGCGTCTCGGGGGCATCGTCGCAGAAAGGAATATTTCCCGTATACTCCCCGGACACGGAGCGGTCTCGAACGATCCCAAAGAACTCATCCAAAACGCCGGAGACCAGGTTGAGACAATCAAACGGGAAATCGTCGCCCGATTGAAAGACACCCCCATGACGATCACCGAGATTCTCGAATCATTCATTCAGGACATGGTGCGCATACCGCATATATACGCCCTCTCCATCCCGATACTGGACACATACCTCAAACAGTTGACCAGGGATAAGCTCATCAGCGGTGTGCGAAAAAACCACCAGCGTTATTTTACGGTTACAGATAATGTCACATAG
- a CDS encoding HDIG domain-containing protein, with the protein MSGIGITREEALNLVTERLDNQALVKHCLATESIMRRLAPRFGADPETWGIAGLLHDLDYEETKDTPERHGLVTEEILTERGIDPGVIDAIKSHNAEKLGMERSLPFHYAITCAENITGLVVATALVMPEKKISQVKPKSVIKRMKDKAFARSVDRDGIRLCEEIDIPLAEFVEISLNAMNEISGELGL; encoded by the coding sequence ATGAGCGGCATAGGCATTACCCGAGAAGAGGCCCTGAATCTGGTAACCGAGAGGCTGGACAACCAGGCGCTAGTCAAACACTGCCTGGCGACCGAATCCATCATGCGGCGGCTTGCGCCCCGGTTCGGGGCGGACCCGGAGACCTGGGGCATTGCGGGATTGCTTCACGATCTGGACTACGAGGAGACGAAAGACACTCCCGAGCGTCACGGCCTGGTCACCGAGGAGATTTTGACGGAAAGGGGCATCGACCCCGGCGTCATCGACGCCATCAAGAGTCACAACGCCGAGAAGCTGGGCATGGAACGATCACTTCCGTTTCATTATGCCATCACATGCGCCGAGAACATCACCGGACTCGTCGTCGCCACGGCCCTGGTCATGCCGGAGAAAAAGATCTCCCAGGTAAAGCCAAAATCGGTCATCAAGCGCATGAAGGACAAGGCGTTCGCACGATCCGTCGACCGGGACGGCATCCGACTGTGTGAAGAGATCGATATTCCGCTTGCTGAGTTTGTGGAAATTTCCCTGAACGCCATGAACGAGATATCCGGGGAGCTGGGACTGTAA
- a CDS encoding tetratricopeptide repeat protein — protein sequence MQRRLFRVSKKTAFIAALLALSLVSLPLFAVEEDYETVYERATKSFNRGDYEKAVEGFTEVIEIILSGDADVGINIATVYFNRGLSYKKMLAWEEAADDFSMVIGLYPNDAEAYYHRGGCYKILGLEEEALRDHNRACEIDDEYCTEKMLKEKRERKEAEMWWKTDDD from the coding sequence ATCCAAAAAGACCGCCTTCATTGCCGCCCTTCTGGCCCTTTCTCTTGTGTCCCTCCCGCTGTTCGCGGTGGAAGAGGATTATGAGACGGTCTATGAAAGAGCCACGAAATCATTCAATCGGGGCGACTATGAAAAGGCCGTAGAGGGCTTTACCGAGGTTATTGAAATCATACTTTCCGGCGACGCAGATGTGGGCATCAATATCGCAACGGTCTACTTCAATCGAGGCTTAAGCTACAAAAAGATGCTCGCATGGGAGGAGGCCGCGGATGATTTTTCCATGGTTATCGGCCTGTACCCCAACGACGCCGAGGCGTACTATCACCGCGGTGGATGTTATAAAATATTAGGACTGGAAGAAGAGGCCCTGCGGGACCATAACCGCGCCTGCGAGATTGACGACGAATACTGCACCGAAAAGATGCTCAAGGAAAAACGGGAGCGTAAGGAAGCGGAGATGTGGTGGAAGACTGACGACGATTAG